The DNA window GAAGACCTGGGTATTCCCATCCTCCTGATACCAGCGGGTCCACTTCTCGAAGTCCGACCGGCGGATCGCACTGTTGGCAAGGGTGTGCAACTTGATCGCCGAGGGGATCTTGCGGCGCTCATTGGGACCCGAGGTGACGAGATCACCGGAGACACGGATCGTTGAGCCCTTATACCCCCCTGACGAGTTACTCCCACGCGGAAGCCCGTTCCGCTTCATGATTTCCCCGAAGGTCGGATCCGTTCCGCGCTGGCTGTAGAGCGCGGCGACGTCAACCGCTTCGGCCGATCCAATCAGCCCGACGACTGCCAGACCGACGGCGAAGAAAAACGTGTAGTGCCTCGACATGCCGGATGGATGAACGCGGTCAGGCAAGAATGTCCTTCACCACATGCCCGTGAACATCGGTGAGCCGGAAATCGCGACCTTGGAAGCGGAAGGTCAGATGCTCGTGGTTGATCCCGAGCTGGTGAAGGATCGTCGCCTGCACGTCGTGAACGTGAACGGGATTCTCGACGACATTGAACCCGAGTTCGTCGGTGGCTCCGTAGGTGATTCCCGGTTTCATACCGCCGCCGGCGAACCACATGGTGAAGGCCTGTGGATGGTGATCGCGCCCCTGGGACCGACCCAGCGCCGCACTCGCCTCGACCATCGGGGTGCGGCCGAACTCTCCACCGAAGATCACCAGGGTATCGTCGAGCAACCCGCGCTGTTTCAGATCCATGATCAGGCCGGCACATCCCTGATCGACATCCTTCGCCTTCGCGGTCACACCGCCGGCAACCTGCGAGTGGTGATCCCAGCCACCGTCGTAGAGTTGGACGAAGCGCACGCCGCGCTCGACCAGACGCCGCGCCAGCAGGCAGTTGTTGGCGAAGCTCTTCTTGGAGTTCCCGGGTTCGCAGCCGTACAGCTCGCGCGTTTCCTCGGTCTCATCGGAGAAGTCCATCAGCTCGGGCGCCGCCGACTGCATCCGCCACGCCATCTCGTAGGCATTGATCCGGGTCCGGATCTCCGGGTCGCCCACCCGGCCCAGTTGCCGCTCGTTGAGCTTGCGGATCAGATCCAGTGACTCGCGCTGGGCCCTGTCATCATAGCCCTTCGGATTGGCGATGTGCAGGATCGGATCACCTTGGGCTCGGAACGGCACCCCCGCGTGACTGGTCGGCAGGAAGCCGGAACCCCACATCGCCGCTCCCCCGCTCACGGTGCCTCCGCTGCGCAGCACCACGAACGACGGAAGGTCCTGCGAGTCACTACCGATGCCGTAGCTGAGCCAGGAACCCATTGAGGGCCTACCCGGGATCGGGCTGCCGGTATTGACAAAGATCTGGGCCGGAGAGTGGTTGAACTGGTCGGTATGGACCGACTTCACGATCGTCAGTTCGTCGGCCACCTTGGCGAGGTGCGGCAGCCGGTCGGACAACTCCGCCCCCGACTTCCCGTGTTTCGCGAAAGGAAACTGGGGCGCCAGCACCGCAGCATCGGGCTGAATGAAGGCGTAGCGCTGCCCGGCGATGACCGACGGAGGGATCGGCTTGCCACTGAGCTCGGTAAGCTTCGGCTTGTAGTCGAACAGCTCGAGTTGGCTCGGCGCACCGGCCATGAAAAGGTAGATCACCCGCTTGGCCCTCGGCGCGAAGTGGGTTGGCTGCGGTTCGAACGGCGTGCCGCCTGAAGCGAAGACCCGGTTGGTTCCGCCGGCAAAGAGCGAGGCGAGGGCAATCTTGCCCAGTCCGATCCCGCAGGTATCGAAGAATTGTCGCCGGGTCTGTTCGTGTAGGAAGGACATGGTGTCAGTTCCGGGTGATCGCTTCGTCGAGATTGTAGAGCACCCGGGCGGTCATCGCCCAAGCGGCAAGTTCAGGCGTCGCCCCGCCACCCGGAAGGATCTCTCCGGGTTTCAGGTCTCCACTGCGCACCCTCTCCACCTGATCGGCATGGTACGCAACCAATGCTTCGAGTTCCTCCGGAGCGGGCTCCCGGGACAACACCCGGCGGAAAAGGTCCGACGCGGTCTCGGCGGGTGCGGCATCGACATCGACCGCATCCTTTGCCAAGGCCACCGCGGCCTCGGTGAACATCTCGTCGTTGAGCAAGGTGAGCGCCTGCAGCGGGGTGTTGCTGCGCTCCCGCTGAACGACACACGACTCACCCGTCGGCCCGTCGAAGGTCAGGTAGGCCGCGAACGGCGCGGTGCGTTTCGAGTAGGTGTAAAGGCTGCGACGATAACGATCCGGACCACTCGAAGCGTTCCACTTGGGCGCGCCGTAGGCGGCCGTCGTCACACTGTCGGGTTGTGGTGGCCGCACGCTCGGACCGCCAATCTTGTTCTGCAACAGACCGCTCGTTGCCAGCGCGGCGTCGCGGATCATCTCGCCGTCCATCCGGAACCGAGGACCGCGGGCGAGCAGTTCGTTGAAGGGATCCCGCTCGAGGAGAAGTGAGTCCACCGCGCTCGACTGGCGGTAGGTCGCGCTGTCGACGATCAGCCGGTGAAGCGCCTTGCGCGACCAGCCACGCTTCACGAACTCGACCGCCAACCAGTCGAGCAACTCGGGATGGACCGGCGGCTCGGATTGATAGCCGAAGTCGCCCGCGCTACGGACCAGACCGCGACCGAACAGGGCGTTCCAAGCGCGGTTGACCGTCACCCGGGCGACCAGCGGATTCCGTTCCGGGTCGACCAGCCATTTCGCGAACTCAAGACGGTTCGCAGGCGCTCCCTCCGGCAAAGCCGGGAACACCGATGGCGGCGCCGCCGATACCGGCTCCTTGCCCTGCAGATATTCGCCCCGGTGGTGCCGCTGGGTGACGCGCTGATGGTCAGCCGGGCGCTCCTTCATCACGAGGCTCGTCGGAAACTTGGGAAAGCCTGACTCCAGTCGCTCAAGCGCCGCCCTCGCCTTCTTCATCGAAGGATCGGTCTTGGCGAAGGCGAGGCGCAAGTCCCGCTCAGGCGATGAAAGCGGATCCACGGGAGGAAACACCCGCGCCTCGAGGGGCGAATCGGCGCTCGCCACCGAAATCCGGAACTTCCCGAGCCCGGCCACGAAGTGGCGTTCGAAAAGCATCTCGACCTCGATCACCCCTTCTGCAGCGACGGGGTCGGCGAGATTCAGCACGATCTCGTGGGGTTCCCCTTCACGCGTGGCGGCCGACCAACCGGTCGAGCCGTTGCCGTCGTGCACGTTCGCTGCCTTCGCATCACCCGAACCGATCGCGATCTTGCCGAAGTCCACACTGCCGTCGCCGAACCGGACCGGCTTTCCTCCGACCGACGCCTTCAGCTCGCTCAGGAAAAAGTCTCCACTACGCCCTTCGTAGTAGGAAACGCCGGGACCGCCGGCCGGAAGGCGTTCGTCCGGCAACGCCTCGATCCGCAGCGCGGTGACCGGAGCCGCGCCATCGGGGAGCGGAAGCTTCAGGCGA is part of the Haloferula helveola genome and encodes:
- a CDS encoding DUF1501 domain-containing protein, with amino-acid sequence MSFLHEQTRRQFFDTCGIGLGKIALASLFAGGTNRVFASGGTPFEPQPTHFAPRAKRVIYLFMAGAPSQLELFDYKPKLTELSGKPIPPSVIAGQRYAFIQPDAAVLAPQFPFAKHGKSGAELSDRLPHLAKVADELTIVKSVHTDQFNHSPAQIFVNTGSPIPGRPSMGSWLSYGIGSDSQDLPSFVVLRSGGTVSGGAAMWGSGFLPTSHAGVPFRAQGDPILHIANPKGYDDRAQRESLDLIRKLNERQLGRVGDPEIRTRINAYEMAWRMQSAAPELMDFSDETEETRELYGCEPGNSKKSFANNCLLARRLVERGVRFVQLYDGGWDHHSQVAGGVTAKAKDVDQGCAGLIMDLKQRGLLDDTLVIFGGEFGRTPMVEASAALGRSQGRDHHPQAFTMWFAGGGMKPGITYGATDELGFNVVENPVHVHDVQATILHQLGINHEHLTFRFQGRDFRLTDVHGHVVKDILA
- a CDS encoding PSD1 and planctomycete cytochrome C domain-containing protein, whose translation is MPIFAVFLAPALAAGEVDFSTQIRPLLSDRCFACHGFDDQKREADLGLHTFEMATAELDGRRAIVPGDPDASELMKRITSHDPEEVMPPAKGNKERLTTEQVELFRQWIDEGANYEPHWAFAFPEQAEPPSAGDGWARNPIDRFIAGRLANEGLKPSPEADPVTLLRRVSFDLTGLPPTPEDTDVFLAAWRKDKDQAWNDLLDRLFASPRYGERWARRWLDTARYSDTNGYEKDRPRSIWPFRDWVIKAINADMPFDRFSIEQLAGDMLPNATVDQKVATGFHRNTMLNEEGGIDPLEYRYHALVDRVGTTGLVWMGLTIECAQCHTHKFDPITHTDYYSMMAFFDQADEPEMAVPDPDTKRRQDEWSQKIAAAEDKLVAGVDEAAFSKWLEGRKAVSAEWTALEPSEMQAEGLRLTHEGGGVVFAQGDFTKRDVYRLKLPLPDGAAPVTALRIEALPDERLPAGGPGVSYYEGRSGDFFLSELKASVGGKPVRFGDGSVDFGKIAIGSGDAKAANVHDGNGSTGWSAATREGEPHEIVLNLADPVAAEGVIEVEMLFERHFVAGLGKFRISVASADSPLEARVFPPVDPLSSPERDLRLAFAKTDPSMKKARAALERLESGFPKFPTSLVMKERPADHQRVTQRHHRGEYLQGKEPVSAAPPSVFPALPEGAPANRLEFAKWLVDPERNPLVARVTVNRAWNALFGRGLVRSAGDFGYQSEPPVHPELLDWLAVEFVKRGWSRKALHRLIVDSATYRQSSAVDSLLLERDPFNELLARGPRFRMDGEMIRDAALATSGLLQNKIGGPSVRPPQPDSVTTAAYGAPKWNASSGPDRYRRSLYTYSKRTAPFAAYLTFDGPTGESCVVQRERSNTPLQALTLLNDEMFTEAAVALAKDAVDVDAAPAETASDLFRRVLSREPAPEELEALVAYHADQVERVRSGDLKPGEILPGGGATPELAAWAMTARVLYNLDEAITRN